In Periplaneta americana isolate PAMFEO1 chromosome 4, P.americana_PAMFEO1_priV1, whole genome shotgun sequence, one DNA window encodes the following:
- the LOC138697659 gene encoding deoxycytidylate deaminase isoform X1: MEEQLSQMKLGQSSEALSAKEKSSDINNKRNGYLSWTDYFMATAFLAAKRSKDPCSQVGACIVNEDKKIVGVGYNGMPIGCSDDVFPWGKRTDNLLDTKYLYVCHAEVNAILNKNSADVKNCTMYVALFPCNECAKIIIQSGIKEVVYMSDKYASKVQTIAAKRMFDSAGIKYWQYIPKSRQIVIDFSEIDWYNMSQVPHSPSKEESRK; this comes from the exons ATGGAAGAACAGCTTTCGCAAATGAAGCTTGGTCAATCGAGCGAGGCATTATCCGCAAAGGAGAAATCAAG CGATATTAACAACAAACGGAATGGTTATCTGAGTTGGACAGACTATTTCATGGCCACAGCATTTCTGGCTGCTAAAAGAAGTAAAGATCCATGTTCTCAAGTTGGTGCATGTATTGTAAACGAAGACAAGAAAATAGTAGGCGTTGGTTATAATGGTATGCCTATTGGTTGCAGTGATGATGTATTTCCATGGGGGAAACGGACAGATAATTTACTTGACACTAAATATTTATACG TGTGCCATGCCGAAGTGAACGCAATTCTGAACAAGAACTCTGCAGACGTTAAGAACTGTACCATGTACGTGGCGTTATTCCCATGCAATGAGTGTGCCAAGATTATAATCCAATCTGGAATCAAAGAGGTTGTCTACATGTCGGACAAGTATGCAAGCAAAGTGCAGACAATTGCAGCTAAACGGATGTTTGATTCGGCAGGAATAAAGTACTG GCAGTACATACCGAAGAGTCGGCAGATAGTGATAGACTTCTCGGAAATCGATTGGTATAACATGTCTCAAGTACCACATTCGCCTTCCAAAGAAGAAagtcgtaaataa